A single window of Chitinophaga sp. XS-30 DNA harbors:
- the porV gene encoding type IX secretion system outer membrane channel protein PorV — MKQKHLLCMLCCILAIHPLFAQKSQQQPMNIGAAFLLVNPDARSSAMGDAVTGIEPDANALFGNAAKIPFAGDWGVSASYSPWMWDLNDSKTHMGYVSAFKSWNNREGVGLSVKYFDHGEVTFRDDNGMELQQYRPREYAIDGTYARKLGQHLGMAVSLRYIRSELGSGTYNGLVQKPASAVAGDVGLYYQNYADHIEYGNRYSWGISFTNIGSKLKYTEDNNRKTFLPMNLRIGGGYTFVHTEDHQFSLAVDINKLLVPTPPVYKLDAGGFPTDEIESGRDPDRGIVESIFSSFGDAPGGFGEEIREFTIGSGMEYAYQHKFFARAGYFYEHPNKGNRQHFAAGVGVNISGFRVDMAYLMPTGTSLLQRKSLRFTLMYSPRFGEN, encoded by the coding sequence ATGAAGCAAAAGCACCTGCTGTGCATGCTTTGCTGCATCCTGGCCATACATCCGCTATTTGCCCAGAAATCGCAGCAGCAGCCTATGAACATAGGCGCAGCATTCCTGCTCGTCAATCCCGATGCGCGGAGCAGCGCAATGGGAGATGCTGTGACGGGTATTGAGCCGGATGCCAATGCCCTCTTCGGGAATGCTGCCAAGATCCCGTTCGCGGGGGACTGGGGCGTCAGCGCATCCTACTCCCCCTGGATGTGGGACCTGAATGACAGCAAAACCCACATGGGCTACGTTTCCGCCTTCAAAAGCTGGAATAACCGGGAAGGCGTTGGCCTGTCCGTGAAGTACTTCGACCACGGGGAGGTGACTTTCCGGGACGATAACGGTATGGAACTGCAGCAGTATCGCCCCCGGGAATACGCCATAGATGGCACTTATGCCCGAAAACTCGGGCAACACCTGGGCATGGCGGTATCGCTGCGCTATATCCGCAGCGAACTCGGTTCCGGCACCTACAACGGCCTGGTACAAAAACCAGCATCGGCCGTTGCCGGGGATGTGGGACTGTACTACCAGAATTATGCGGACCATATCGAATACGGTAACCGCTACAGCTGGGGGATCAGTTTTACCAACATCGGCTCCAAACTGAAATACACGGAAGATAACAACCGCAAGACCTTTCTTCCCATGAATCTGCGGATTGGCGGCGGCTACACTTTCGTGCATACGGAAGACCACCAGTTTTCCCTGGCGGTGGATATCAACAAATTACTGGTACCCACTCCCCCGGTGTACAAACTGGATGCCGGCGGCTTCCCCACGGACGAGATCGAAAGCGGCCGGGACCCTGATCGCGGTATCGTGGAATCCATCTTTTCCTCCTTCGGAGATGCTCCGGGTGGATTCGGCGAGGAGATCCGCGAATTCACGATCGGCAGCGGCATGGAATACGCTTACCAGCACAAATTCTTTGCGCGGGCGGGGTATTTCTATGAGCATCCGAACAAGGGCAACCGCCAGCATTTTGCAGCAGGCGTTGGCGTGAATATTTCCGGCTTCCGGGTGGATATGGCTTATCTCATGCCTACCGGCACCAGCCTGTTGCAGCGCAAGAGCCTGCGATTCACGCTGATGTACAGCCCCCGGTTCGGCGAAAACTGA
- a CDS encoding T9SS type A sorting domain-containing protein — MNHYSTKLLLPAIMLAMAWLPARSQLVLVRQAVASGGGSGPAGAVNFDFTIGETMVTTLSGGIMLTQGFQQPEVLPPVTQGASPILDFMLFPNPAVTTVKMEFDLLTEATVVYMIVNTAGQVIFQDIKPFGPGKVTIPTPVDRLAAGIYTVIIKVNGHVRTEKLIVQ; from the coding sequence ATGAACCATTATTCTACAAAACTCCTGTTACCTGCCATCATGCTGGCCATGGCCTGGCTTCCGGCCAGATCGCAGCTGGTACTGGTGCGGCAGGCTGTAGCTTCCGGCGGCGGCAGCGGCCCGGCCGGCGCGGTCAATTTCGACTTTACCATCGGCGAAACGATGGTCACCACACTCAGCGGGGGCATCATGCTTACCCAGGGCTTCCAGCAGCCTGAAGTACTGCCCCCTGTTACACAGGGAGCCAGCCCCATACTGGATTTCATGCTTTTTCCGAATCCTGCCGTGACGACGGTAAAAATGGAATTTGACCTGTTGACGGAGGCCACGGTCGTCTATATGATCGTGAACACGGCCGGGCAGGTGATCTTCCAGGATATCAAGCCCTTCGGCCCCGGGAAGGTGACCATTCCCACACCGGTCGACCGGCTGGCGGCGGGCATCTATACGGTCATCATCAAGGTGAACGGGCACGTCAGAACGGAAAAGCTGATCGTACAGTAA